A single window of Prochlorococcus marinus XMU1410 DNA harbors:
- a CDS encoding HAMP domain-containing sensor histidine kinase: protein MVDTNNRESRKYNFTDSEDVNNNYWINGILAWWSGFSLRTKLLAIATLVVSLLMTGITFFALNSIQRDAGMNDTRYARDLGLLLSGNVTELVANNQKKEISNVAEKFWRSSRNLRYIFFTDAEDIVQLGIPISATPTSSDSQFQLTRRLKLPSELKKRPQFPLVRQHATPQGQVTDVFVPMLWKGKYLGTLALGVTPNKKALASAALTREVTIAVFISIWVLVILGAVFNALTITRPVRELVRGVREISRGNFKSRISLPMTGDLGELLNGFNRMATQLENYDEANIEELKAAQIKQQSLIATMADGAILLDSKGKIVLTNPTAKRLFRWEGRFLEGKHFLNEIPEILSNDLHTNIESILNREKEKDDLRFSLGEPARTLRIVLQSVLDTNKVELKGIAVTIQDLTREVELNAAQNRFISNVSHELRTPLFNIKSYVETLHDLKDQLSDEEQIEFLGIANSETDRLTRLVNDVLDLSRLESGKIVQLEQMDIKPAIEQTLRNYRLNATEKNVSLAHDIEETIPPILGNFDLLLQVFDNLLGNGLKFSPKNSSLIIRAYTWPDSCPAFPPSITNDAAPRCELVSPLPKVRIEIADTGSGISQADQEKIFDRFYRVENSVHTEQGTGLGLSIVRGIIEKHGGEIRMASELGVGTTFWFDLALAQSDKDELLTKAINKSDSFSGSELKEII, encoded by the coding sequence ATGGTGGATACCAATAATCGAGAAAGTAGAAAATATAATTTCACTGATAGTGAAGATGTTAATAATAACTATTGGATTAATGGAATCCTCGCTTGGTGGAGTGGGTTCAGTTTAAGAACAAAGTTGTTAGCCATAGCAACTCTTGTCGTAAGCCTCCTAATGACAGGAATAACTTTTTTTGCATTAAATAGTATTCAAAGAGATGCAGGTATGAATGATACTAGATATGCTAGAGATCTTGGCTTATTGTTATCTGGGAATGTTACAGAACTAGTCGCTAATAACCAAAAAAAAGAAATTTCAAATGTTGCTGAAAAGTTTTGGAGATCTAGTAGAAATCTGCGTTATATATTTTTTACTGATGCCGAAGATATTGTTCAACTTGGAATACCAATCAGTGCAACACCCACAAGCTCAGACAGTCAGTTTCAGCTCACCCGAAGATTAAAACTACCCTCAGAATTAAAGAAGAGACCACAATTCCCATTGGTTAGGCAGCATGCAACACCTCAAGGTCAAGTAACAGATGTATTTGTCCCAATGTTATGGAAAGGCAAATATCTTGGAACTTTAGCTTTGGGAGTCACCCCTAATAAAAAAGCACTAGCAAGTGCAGCTTTAACAAGAGAAGTAACCATTGCAGTTTTTATCTCTATTTGGGTCCTAGTAATACTTGGAGCTGTATTTAACGCACTAACTATAACAAGGCCAGTTAGAGAATTAGTAAGAGGTGTTAGAGAAATTTCAAGAGGAAATTTTAAATCAAGAATTTCTTTACCTATGACAGGTGATCTAGGAGAACTCCTAAATGGATTTAACCGTATGGCCACCCAGTTAGAAAATTATGATGAAGCTAATATAGAGGAACTAAAAGCGGCACAAATCAAGCAGCAATCTCTAATAGCTACAATGGCTGATGGTGCAATATTATTGGACTCAAAAGGCAAGATTGTACTAACTAATCCAACAGCCAAGAGACTATTTCGTTGGGAAGGAAGATTTTTAGAGGGTAAACATTTTTTAAACGAAATACCAGAAATTTTATCTAACGACTTACATACGAATATAGAATCCATATTAAACAGGGAAAAGGAGAAGGACGATTTAAGGTTCAGTTTAGGAGAACCAGCAAGAACCTTAAGAATTGTCTTGCAATCAGTTTTAGATACAAATAAAGTTGAATTAAAAGGAATTGCTGTAACAATCCAAGACTTAACTAGAGAAGTTGAACTGAACGCTGCACAAAATAGATTTATAAGCAATGTATCACATGAATTAAGGACACCACTTTTTAATATCAAAAGTTATGTAGAGACCTTACACGATTTAAAAGATCAGCTTTCTGATGAAGAACAAATAGAATTTTTAGGAATCGCAAATTCAGAGACTGATAGATTAACAAGACTTGTAAATGATGTATTAGATTTATCAAGATTGGAGTCTGGGAAAATAGTTCAACTCGAGCAAATGGACATTAAACCAGCAATAGAACAGACTCTTAGAAATTATAGACTTAATGCTACAGAAAAAAATGTTTCATTAGCTCATGATATCGAGGAGACTATTCCTCCAATTCTTGGAAATTTTGATTTACTTTTGCAGGTTTTTGATAATTTACTAGGCAACGGATTGAAATTTAGTCCAAAAAACAGCTCCCTTATTATAAGAGCTTATACTTGGCCAGATTCTTGTCCAGCTTTCCCTCCAAGTATTACAAATGATGCAGCCCCTCGATGCGAACTAGTTTCGCCACTACCAAAAGTAAGGATTGAGATCGCTGATACTGGCTCAGGAATATCGCAGGCTGATCAAGAAAAGATATTTGATCGTTTTTATAGAGTAGAGAATTCTGTTCATACTGAGCAAGGGACCGGTTTAGGTTTATCTATAGTTCGGGGGATAATAGAAAAACACGGTGGGGAAATTCGTATGGCTAGTGAATTAGGAGTAGGAACAACTTTCTGGTTTGATTTGGCCTTAGCTCAATCTGATAAAGATGAATTATTAACAAAAGCCATTAATAAATCAGACTCTTTTTCAGGATCTGAACTTAAAGAAATTATCTAA
- the lpxC gene encoding UDP-3-O-acyl-N-acetylglucosamine deacetylase codes for MFSWPTNYDFCYTLAGVISREGIGLHSGEKTRVTISPYEKEGYYVSFKDKPDEVFKLTQDLIGSTMLCTAVKLGGQNLYTIEHLLSSMAGCGLSYIHIEVEGKEIPLLDGSAIQWVKDFEEVGIKKAPRPENFFQEINKSIILNKEGSVIAATPSKKTTIISTINFDYKAIGNQTFVIDLNPKNFVEMIAPARTFGFKDQFQELSELGLIKGGSLENALVCDGDNWVNPPLRFDNEPIRHKILDLIGDLALVGLPKAQILVYKGSHSLNALLASSLKN; via the coding sequence GTGTTTTCTTGGCCGACTAATTATGATTTCTGCTATACCTTGGCTGGTGTTATCTCCAGAGAAGGTATAGGCCTTCATAGTGGAGAAAAAACAAGAGTTACAATTTCTCCTTACGAAAAAGAAGGATATTATGTATCTTTCAAGGATAAACCTGACGAGGTTTTTAAGTTAACTCAGGATTTAATCGGAAGTACCATGCTTTGTACGGCAGTTAAATTGGGAGGGCAAAATTTATATACTATTGAGCATTTACTATCATCAATGGCTGGGTGTGGGTTAAGTTATATTCATATTGAGGTTGAAGGGAAAGAGATTCCTCTTCTGGATGGATCAGCAATCCAGTGGGTTAAAGATTTTGAAGAGGTAGGAATAAAAAAGGCACCTAGACCAGAAAATTTCTTTCAAGAGATTAATAAATCAATAATTTTAAATAAAGAAGGCTCAGTAATAGCAGCAACCCCTTCTAAAAAAACTACAATTATATCCACAATAAATTTTGACTATAAAGCAATTGGAAATCAAACTTTTGTGATTGATTTAAATCCAAAAAACTTTGTTGAAATGATTGCTCCAGCAAGAACATTTGGTTTTAAAGATCAATTTCAAGAGTTAAGTGAACTTGGATTAATAAAAGGTGGAAGTTTGGAAAATGCCCTTGTTTGTGACGGTGATAATTGGGTTAATCCACCATTAAGATTTGATAATGAACCAATAAGACATAAAATTTTAGACCTAATTGGGGACTTGGCTTTGGTAGGGTTACCTAAGGCTCAAATTTTAGTTTATAAAGGATCACATTCTTTAAATGCTTTATTGGCCTCATCGCTAAAAAATTAA
- the fabZ gene encoding 3-hydroxyacyl-ACP dehydratase FabZ, whose translation MEKKLSSENNQLSSEHILGLLPHRYPFALVDKVIEHIPGEKAVAVKNVTINEPQFQGHFPERPLMPGVLIVESMAQVGGIIVTQMPDLPKGLFVFAGINNVKFRKPVVPGDQLIISCELLSIKRQRFGKVKGEAHVDGKLVCAGELMFSLVD comes from the coding sequence TTGGAAAAGAAATTATCCAGTGAAAATAATCAACTTTCCTCTGAGCACATACTAGGGTTGTTACCTCACAGATATCCTTTCGCACTTGTGGACAAAGTCATAGAGCACATTCCTGGGGAGAAAGCAGTTGCAGTAAAAAATGTAACTATAAATGAGCCTCAATTTCAGGGACATTTTCCTGAAAGACCCTTGATGCCTGGGGTTCTTATTGTTGAATCAATGGCTCAAGTTGGCGGAATAATTGTAACGCAAATGCCTGATCTTCCTAAAGGACTTTTCGTCTTTGCTGGAATCAATAATGTTAAATTCAGAAAACCAGTAGTGCCAGGAGATCAATTGATAATTTCTTGTGAGCTATTGTCTATTAAAAGACAAAGATTTGGTAAGGTTAAAGGTGAGGCGCACGTTGATGGGAAGTTGGTCTGTGCTGGAGAATTAATGTTTTCATTAGTTGATTAG
- a CDS encoding BamA/TamA family outer membrane protein, whose product MQKHFLKFGKVFTNIACSPLILISNNSALASKYLPNEVNKSVKPLEISNINSDLFREIDLNKEKKFLLAEKNNVINEESVLISEIIIEGWENHPEGRKLELAAYDSMSIKPGSIVDNRILNQDLNAIYASGWFSGVKIKSQEGPLGVRLIVNIVPNPILKKVELKPINSVISNEYVDDIFNNYYGTTLNLNELQNKIEIIKKRYEKEGYSLARINGPDRISENGVVTLKVYEGIISDVKIRFPDSEGEFLVDGKLRKGKTKDWVIKRELKTQPGSIFNRKILEADIGRLYATSLFDDVKVSLGPDNLNPGQIIIFLDLSEQRTGSLTGGIGYSNSSGIFATIGLQETNALGRAWSTNLNLNFGEYSTTYNFSLSDPWIKGDKHKTSFRTNIFLSRDYPQEFKSSENGRIYAVDDTTTESTDSFSSIVLEKTGGGFSFSRPLNGGDPFKVAKWRVLAGMNFKKVKMIDGDGNKKPYGDMTPTTGNINDIICIGFTPNDGSCPEENTLVSVIASTSRNNLNNSINPTSGNKFSFGTEQFVSVGKNSPTFNRMKASYAFFVPTKLINLTKECKSSDATSEDCPQAIGFQIKAGTILGELPPYEAFCMGGTSSVRGWGSCDLAVSKSFVEGTAEYRFPVWRMISGALFVDAGSDLGSQKEVPGKPGKLLQKSGSGFSLGGGVGVKTPIGPLRLDVASKDLSGDWRYTLGVGWKF is encoded by the coding sequence ATGCAAAAACATTTTTTAAAGTTTGGAAAGGTTTTCACTAATATTGCCTGCTCCCCCTTGATTTTGATATCAAATAATTCAGCACTAGCTTCAAAGTATTTGCCAAATGAAGTTAATAAATCAGTAAAACCTTTAGAAATATCAAATATTAATAGTGATTTATTTCGAGAGATCGATCTTAACAAAGAGAAGAAATTTCTTCTTGCGGAAAAAAATAATGTAATTAATGAAGAAAGTGTTCTTATCTCAGAAATAATTATCGAAGGTTGGGAAAATCATCCTGAGGGTAGAAAACTTGAATTGGCTGCATACGATTCTATGAGCATAAAGCCTGGAAGTATTGTTGATAATCGAATTTTAAATCAAGACCTTAACGCAATATATGCTAGTGGTTGGTTTTCAGGAGTTAAAATAAAGTCTCAAGAAGGACCCTTAGGTGTGAGGTTAATAGTAAATATAGTGCCTAATCCAATTTTGAAAAAAGTTGAACTTAAACCAATAAACTCTGTAATCTCCAATGAATATGTAGATGATATTTTTAATAATTATTATGGGACAACTCTTAACTTAAATGAACTTCAAAATAAGATAGAAATAATAAAAAAACGTTATGAAAAAGAGGGTTATTCTTTAGCTAGAATTAACGGCCCCGATAGAATTTCAGAGAACGGAGTAGTAACATTAAAAGTTTATGAGGGGATTATATCTGATGTAAAAATAAGATTCCCAGATTCTGAAGGTGAATTTCTTGTTGATGGCAAACTTAGAAAAGGGAAAACAAAAGACTGGGTCATAAAAAGAGAATTAAAAACACAACCTGGTTCAATATTTAACAGAAAAATTTTAGAAGCTGATATCGGTAGATTATATGCGACATCATTATTTGATGATGTAAAGGTTTCTCTTGGCCCTGACAATTTAAATCCTGGTCAAATCATAATTTTTTTAGACTTGAGCGAGCAAAGAACAGGATCATTAACGGGTGGAATTGGTTATAGCAACAGTTCAGGCATATTCGCGACAATTGGTTTGCAGGAAACAAATGCACTTGGAAGAGCATGGTCTACAAATTTAAACCTAAATTTTGGAGAATATTCAACTACCTATAATTTCTCATTATCTGATCCATGGATTAAAGGAGACAAACATAAAACATCTTTTAGAACAAATATTTTTTTAAGTAGAGATTATCCACAAGAATTTAAAAGTAGTGAGAATGGAAGGATCTATGCGGTTGATGATACAACAACTGAAAGTACCGATTCATTCTCTTCAATAGTTTTAGAAAAAACAGGAGGTGGATTTTCTTTCTCAAGGCCATTAAATGGGGGAGATCCATTTAAGGTGGCTAAGTGGAGAGTTCTTGCAGGAATGAATTTTAAGAAAGTAAAGATGATTGATGGTGATGGAAACAAAAAACCTTATGGTGACATGACTCCAACAACAGGAAATATTAATGATATTATCTGTATTGGATTTACTCCAAATGATGGTTCATGCCCTGAAGAAAATACATTAGTTAGCGTTATCGCAAGTACTTCTAGAAATAATTTGAATAATTCCATCAACCCAACTTCGGGAAATAAATTTAGCTTTGGTACCGAACAATTTGTTTCAGTGGGTAAAAACTCTCCAACTTTTAATAGAATGAAAGCCTCATATGCATTTTTTGTTCCCACAAAATTAATAAATTTAACAAAGGAATGTAAGTCTAGCGATGCTACGAGTGAAGACTGTCCTCAAGCTATTGGGTTTCAAATTAAGGCAGGAACAATTCTTGGGGAATTACCTCCTTACGAAGCATTTTGTATGGGAGGAACATCATCTGTTAGAGGTTGGGGTTCTTGTGATTTGGCTGTGAGTAAAAGTTTTGTTGAAGGCACAGCTGAATATAGATTCCCTGTATGGAGAATGATATCAGGAGCTTTATTCGTCGATGCAGGAAGTGATCTAGGCTCTCAAAAGGAAGTTCCTGGAAAACCAGGTAAATTATTGCAGAAATCAGGTTCTGGTTTTTCTCTTGGAGGGGGAGTTGGGGTTAAAACTCCAATAGGTCCATTAAGATTAGATGTTGCTAGCAAGGACCTAAGTGGAGATTGGAGATATACACTTGGAGTGGGATGGAAGTTTTAA
- the msrA gene encoding peptide-methionine (S)-S-oxide reductase MsrA, which produces MKYILSLIVALSIFVNPVNAFAEELILAGGCFWCLEHDLESLKGINFVESGYSGGDLQNPTYANHEGHQEVVLVNYDSKLVTLSEIFRLYFRNIDPLDGKGQFCDRGDSYRPVIFFKDAIEASEAKNAILSASNELRVPLEKISVELKSKGKFWLAEEYHQDFAERNELKYKFYRFSCGRDQRLDKLWGDNARSINLWTE; this is translated from the coding sequence ATGAAATACATTTTATCTCTAATAGTAGCTCTTTCAATATTTGTTAACCCTGTAAACGCTTTTGCAGAGGAATTGATTCTTGCAGGAGGTTGTTTTTGGTGTTTAGAACATGATTTAGAGTCATTAAAGGGGATAAATTTTGTAGAAAGTGGCTATTCAGGTGGAGATTTGCAAAATCCTACTTACGCAAATCATGAAGGACATCAGGAAGTGGTTTTGGTAAACTATGATTCCAAATTGGTAACTTTAAGCGAGATATTTAGGCTTTATTTCAGAAATATTGATCCCCTAGACGGCAAGGGTCAATTTTGTGATCGTGGAGATTCTTATAGGCCAGTGATATTTTTCAAAGATGCAATTGAGGCAAGTGAAGCAAAAAATGCAATTCTTTCGGCCTCTAATGAATTGCGAGTGCCATTAGAAAAAATATCTGTAGAGCTAAAATCAAAAGGTAAATTTTGGTTGGCTGAAGAATATCATCAGGATTTTGCTGAGAGAAATGAATTAAAATATAAGTTCTATAGATTCTCATGTGGGAGAGATCAGAGGTTGGATAAATTATGGGGGGATAATGCTAGATCAATAAATCTTTGGACTGAATGA
- the purC gene encoding phosphoribosylaminoimidazolesuccinocarboxamide synthase, translating into MNKKYELIYEGKAKKVFTNDDVDKVKIVFKDDATAFNALKKEKFEGKGRLNCLISARIFEILLKKNIPTHFIELENENTMIAKKIKVIPLEIVLRNTAYGSLCKQTTIKPGTFLSKPLIDIYLKNDELNDPLITKDRIELMNILSSDDLELIINLTLKINLILKSFFKNIQLQLVDFKLEFGYDFRNNILLGDEISPDNCRLWDLNQKNDTIVSLDKDRFRNDLGGLIEAYSEIHRRINDFLEPN; encoded by the coding sequence ATGAACAAAAAATATGAGTTGATCTATGAAGGTAAAGCAAAAAAAGTTTTTACTAATGATGATGTGGATAAAGTAAAAATTGTATTTAAAGATGATGCTACAGCTTTTAATGCGTTGAAAAAAGAAAAATTTGAAGGTAAAGGCAGACTTAATTGCCTAATAAGTGCAAGAATTTTTGAAATTCTTCTTAAGAAGAATATTCCAACTCATTTTATTGAACTTGAAAATGAGAATACGATGATTGCAAAAAAAATAAAAGTAATTCCATTAGAAATTGTCCTAAGAAATACTGCTTATGGTTCTTTATGTAAACAAACGACTATTAAACCTGGAACTTTCCTCTCAAAACCATTAATTGATATCTATCTTAAAAATGATGAACTCAATGATCCCCTTATAACAAAAGACAGAATTGAATTAATGAACATATTAAGTTCTGATGATTTAGAACTAATCATTAATTTAACTTTAAAAATTAATTTAATTCTGAAAAGTTTTTTTAAAAATATCCAACTTCAACTTGTGGATTTCAAGTTGGAGTTTGGTTATGATTTCAGAAATAACATTCTTTTAGGGGATGAAATAAGTCCTGATAATTGTAGATTGTGGGATCTAAACCAAAAAAATGATACAATTGTAAGCCTAGATAAAGATAGATTTAGAAATGATTTAGGTGGTTTAATTGAAGCTTATAGTGAAATTCACCGAAGAATAAACGATTTTCTAGAACCTAATTGA
- the lpxA gene encoding acyl-ACP--UDP-N-acetylglucosamine O-acyltransferase — MDHKNNEFNSRFSGVKVHPNAFVDPSAELHDEVIVSQGAIIGPDVTIGKGTEIGPNSVISGKTQIGINNKVFPSVFIGLDPQDLKYKGAHTEVIIGDNNTFRECVTINKATDEGEKTIIGNNNLLMAYTHIGHNCELGNEIVLSNSVQVAGHVKIEDKAIIGGCLGIHQFVHIGYLAMIGGMTRVDRDVPPFCLAEGHPGRLRGLNRIGIKRSGLMENKEFDLKLLQTTWNSLFKSNDAISNSLEKVMKGELDISSSKLCNFLKESISKERRGPMPIVNL, encoded by the coding sequence ATGGATCATAAAAATAATGAATTTAACTCAAGATTTAGTGGCGTAAAAGTTCACCCAAATGCTTTTGTTGATCCAAGTGCCGAATTACATGATGAGGTTATTGTCTCTCAAGGAGCTATTATCGGTCCTGATGTTACTATCGGGAAAGGAACCGAAATAGGCCCGAATTCTGTTATTTCAGGAAAAACTCAAATTGGTATTAATAATAAAGTTTTCCCAAGTGTTTTTATAGGTCTTGATCCCCAGGACCTTAAATATAAAGGCGCCCATACTGAAGTAATTATTGGAGATAATAATACTTTCAGAGAATGTGTAACTATTAATAAGGCAACTGATGAAGGCGAAAAAACAATTATTGGAAATAATAATTTGTTGATGGCTTACACTCATATCGGCCATAATTGTGAACTTGGTAATGAGATAGTTTTATCAAATAGTGTTCAAGTTGCAGGCCATGTAAAGATTGAAGATAAAGCTATTATTGGCGGTTGTTTAGGTATTCATCAGTTTGTACATATTGGATATTTAGCAATGATTGGAGGGATGACTAGAGTAGATAGAGATGTGCCTCCTTTCTGCTTGGCCGAAGGGCATCCAGGAAGATTGAGAGGTTTAAATAGGATTGGAATTAAGAGAAGTGGTTTAATGGAAAATAAAGAGTTTGATTTAAAACTTTTGCAAACTACTTGGAATTCCCTTTTTAAATCTAATGATGCGATTTCAAATTCATTAGAAAAAGTAATGAAAGGAGAATTAGATATTTCATCTTCAAAATTATGTAATTTCTTAAAAGAGTCAATATCTAAAGAAAGACGAGGACCAATGCCTATAGTGAATTTATGA
- the lpxB gene encoding lipid-A-disaccharide synthase, translated as MNKKIFISTGEVSGDLHGSLLSKALLEEAKKKSIDLEICGLGGERMRKEGVKILQDTTSISAIGIWEALPLILPTIRIQKRFYKLLKKYPPDCLILIDYMGPNIKIGTKLKRSKTKIPIFYYIAPQEWAWRVGNNTTTNLIKFSDKIFAIFKKEAAFYKKRGGNVLWVGHPMVDLTKKLPLKKDARTILNLRPNQNILLLMPASRPQELRYVLPTFMKAAKKLQQKYPSLVVYIPSCRIAFDEIFKKALRKYQVEGFVISQKDCAKLKPYIYSLTKISFCKSGTVNMELALYGIPQIVGYRVSRVTAFIAKKILNFKVKYISPVNLLVNKLIIPEFVQREFDEKKIFYKSCRILEGKLEKIKIKKGYAFLKKELGEEGVVQRAAKEIINSII; from the coding sequence ATGAATAAAAAGATATTTATAAGTACTGGAGAAGTCTCTGGAGATTTGCACGGAAGTTTGTTATCAAAAGCATTATTAGAGGAAGCTAAAAAAAAATCGATAGATTTAGAAATTTGCGGATTAGGTGGGGAAAGGATGAGGAAAGAAGGTGTAAAAATTCTTCAAGATACTACATCAATTAGTGCAATAGGAATTTGGGAGGCTTTACCTCTTATTCTTCCAACAATAAGAATTCAAAAAAGATTTTATAAATTACTAAAAAAATATCCTCCAGATTGCTTAATTCTTATTGACTATATGGGCCCCAATATAAAAATTGGAACAAAATTAAAAAGATCGAAAACTAAAATTCCAATTTTTTACTATATTGCTCCTCAAGAGTGGGCTTGGAGGGTTGGCAATAACACTACAACAAATCTAATAAAATTTTCTGATAAAATTTTCGCGATTTTCAAGAAAGAAGCAGCATTTTATAAAAAGAGGGGCGGAAATGTTTTGTGGGTGGGACATCCAATGGTTGATTTGACAAAAAAACTTCCTTTAAAGAAGGATGCCAGAACTATTCTTAACCTTCGCCCTAATCAAAATATCCTGCTCTTAATGCCAGCATCAAGACCTCAAGAATTACGATATGTATTACCTACTTTTATGAAAGCGGCTAAAAAATTACAACAAAAATATCCGAGTTTAGTTGTCTATATCCCCTCCTGTCGGATTGCTTTTGATGAAATATTCAAAAAAGCCTTAAGAAAATATCAAGTTGAAGGATTTGTGATTTCTCAAAAAGATTGTGCAAAATTAAAGCCTTATATTTATTCGCTTACTAAAATTTCTTTTTGCAAATCTGGGACAGTTAATATGGAATTAGCTTTATATGGAATCCCACAGATTGTTGGTTATAGAGTAAGTAGGGTAACTGCTTTTATTGCTAAAAAAATTCTTAATTTTAAAGTAAAATATATTTCTCCTGTAAATTTGTTAGTTAATAAATTAATAATCCCTGAGTTTGTGCAAAGAGAGTTTGACGAAAAGAAAATTTTTTACAAATCTTGTAGGATTCTTGAGGGAAAGTTAGAAAAAATAAAAATTAAAAAAGGTTATGCTTTTTTAAAAAAAGAATTAGGAGAAGAGGGCGTAGTCCAAAGAGCTGCTAAAGAGATTATTAATTCTATTATTTGA
- the purD gene encoding phosphoribosylamine--glycine ligase, producing the protein MEIHSPSSRRFNRLENILIIGNGGRENSLAWAIQKNELVKKVYLIPGNAGSERINKCERIKIDINNKNELLEKLDFLKVDLIVIGPEIPLANGLSDFLRKKNFKVFGPNKDGAKLEFSKSWAKEFMQDANIPTSNFWKVNSLDEAKKIINSSSIPLVVKADGLASGKGVFIPNTKDECFKAAESIFNGKFGNSGNVVVLEEKIQGPEVSVFALCDGEKYTLLPTAQDHKRLKEKDKGPNTGGMGAYSPAPLLTEDYLNKIIKEIIEPTINELNKRNIDYRGVIYFGLMITKSGPKVIEYNCRFGDPECQTIMPLMDQNFVFLLEKCSMGNLTGDEKINTSNRVSGCVIAASNGYPHEYKTGFQINIGKIDSNDCQIFDSGTSLSENGKLLTDGGRVLSIVCQDKDFDMVFEKAYKNLKEIHFEGIYFRNDIGHQVRKNFSKEN; encoded by the coding sequence ATGGAAATTCATTCACCAAGTTCTAGGCGCTTTAATAGATTAGAAAATATCTTAATTATTGGAAATGGCGGGAGAGAAAACTCCTTGGCTTGGGCTATTCAAAAAAATGAATTAGTTAAAAAAGTTTATTTAATACCTGGCAACGCTGGTTCAGAAAGAATAAATAAATGTGAAAGAATAAAAATTGATATAAATAATAAAAATGAACTTTTAGAAAAGCTTGATTTTCTCAAGGTAGATTTAATTGTAATCGGACCAGAAATACCTCTGGCAAATGGATTATCTGATTTTCTTCGCAAAAAAAATTTTAAAGTATTTGGTCCTAATAAAGATGGAGCGAAATTAGAATTTAGCAAATCTTGGGCGAAGGAATTTATGCAAGACGCAAATATTCCAACTTCAAACTTTTGGAAAGTAAATTCTCTTGATGAAGCTAAAAAGATCATCAATTCATCATCAATTCCACTAGTAGTAAAAGCTGATGGTCTAGCTTCAGGTAAAGGTGTTTTCATTCCTAATACAAAAGATGAATGCTTCAAAGCAGCAGAATCAATCTTTAATGGTAAATTTGGCAACTCTGGGAATGTTGTTGTTTTAGAAGAAAAAATTCAAGGGCCAGAAGTTTCAGTTTTTGCTCTATGCGATGGAGAGAAATATACATTACTTCCAACCGCCCAAGATCACAAACGACTTAAAGAGAAAGACAAAGGGCCAAATACAGGAGGTATGGGTGCTTATTCTCCAGCCCCATTATTAACAGAAGATTATCTTAATAAAATCATCAAAGAAATAATTGAACCTACAATAAATGAATTAAATAAAAGAAATATTGACTATAGAGGCGTAATTTATTTTGGGTTAATGATCACAAAATCTGGTCCCAAAGTTATAGAATATAACTGCAGATTCGGTGATCCAGAATGCCAAACAATAATGCCCTTGATGGATCAAAATTTTGTATTTCTTTTAGAAAAATGCTCAATGGGAAATTTAACTGGTGATGAAAAAATTAATACTTCTAATAGAGTTAGTGGTTGCGTCATAGCGGCCTCTAATGGTTATCCTCACGAATATAAAACTGGCTTTCAAATAAATATTGGTAAAATTGATTCAAATGATTGTCAAATTTTCGATTCAGGCACTTCTTTAAGTGAAAATGGGAAATTATTAACTGATGGAGGAAGAGTCTTAAGTATTGTCTGTCAAGATAAAGATTTTGATATGGTTTTTGAAAAAGCATACAAGAATTTAAAAGAAATTCATTTTGAGGGTATTTACTTCAGAAATGACATAGGTCATCAAGTCAGAAAAAACTTTTCAAAGGAGAATTAG